Proteins found in one Candidatus Desulfofervidus auxilii genomic segment:
- a CDS encoding ABC transporter ATP-binding protein, which produces MLRLINVWYRYKEDWVLKGINLICKKGHFVGILGPNGVGKTTLLYLMAGILLPQRGEILFETIPLRKIPPQERAKKIALLPQLNHFIFPLKVEEVVRLGRLPYISPFSSFKSKDKLAIEKAMELVGIADLKGRSISSLSGGERQQVLLARALAQEPEILLLDEPTTYLDVKHQIKFLSLLKELQKKKELTIIFVSHDLNLAIKFSDIVVFLKKGQIYCQGIPLEVVKPEVVEAVFNVKVKVIHSKGNCPYVVI; this is translated from the coding sequence ATGTTAAGACTAATTAATGTTTGGTATCGTTATAAAGAGGATTGGGTTTTAAAAGGGATAAATTTAATCTGTAAAAAAGGTCATTTTGTTGGAATATTAGGCCCAAATGGAGTTGGAAAAACTACGCTCTTATATTTAATGGCTGGTATTTTATTGCCTCAAAGAGGTGAAATATTGTTTGAGACAATTCCTCTAAGAAAAATTCCTCCTCAGGAACGTGCTAAAAAAATTGCTCTTTTACCTCAATTAAATCATTTTATTTTTCCACTTAAAGTAGAAGAGGTGGTGCGATTAGGTAGATTGCCATACATCTCTCCATTTAGCTCATTTAAATCTAAAGATAAATTGGCTATAGAAAAGGCAATGGAACTTGTGGGAATTGCTGATTTAAAAGGAAGAAGTATAAGTAGTTTAAGTGGTGGGGAAAGACAACAGGTATTATTAGCTAGGGCTTTGGCTCAGGAACCTGAAATTCTTCTGTTAGATGAGCCTACTACTTATTTAGATGTAAAACACCAAATAAAATTTTTATCTCTTCTCAAAGAATTGCAAAAAAAGAAAGAATTAACTATCATTTTTGTTTCTCATGATCTTAATCTTGCTATAAAATTTAGCGATATTGTTGTATTTCTCAAAAAAGGGCAGATTTATTGTCAAGGAATACCATTAGAGGTTGTTAAACCTGAAGTAGTAGAAGCTGTATTTAATGTTAAGGTAAAAGTAATACATTCAAAAGGTAATTGTCCTTATGTGGTTATTTAA
- a CDS encoding RNA polymerase factor sigma-32, whose protein sequence is MITEKEDFETIVSEEEKSGTIVPPSGAAIVQRYLWEINRYPILTPEEEFRLAKLYKEKHDREAAFKLITSNLRLVVKIALEFQHFWVSNLMDLIQEGNIGLMMALKKYDPDKGIRFSYYATFWIKAYILKFILDNWRLVKIGTTQAQRKLFYNLYKEKEKLAQLGYEPMPQLIAQRLQVRESDVIEMEQRMGSSEVSLDAPLSADTDDSLVEVIPAQSETPEESWANAEIKELLRKKIDSIKESLSPKERDILELRLLSDKPLTLKEIGKKHGISRERIRQIEARLLKKLREYLKKEFPDYKEALSVE, encoded by the coding sequence ATGATTACAGAAAAAGAAGATTTTGAAACTATTGTTTCAGAGGAAGAAAAAAGTGGAACAATTGTACCTCCTTCAGGTGCAGCTATTGTCCAGCGTTATCTTTGGGAAATTAACCGTTATCCTATCCTTACACCTGAAGAAGAGTTTCGTTTGGCAAAGCTCTATAAAGAAAAACATGATCGTGAGGCAGCATTTAAATTAATCACTTCTAATCTAAGACTGGTAGTAAAAATTGCTCTTGAATTTCAACATTTCTGGGTAAGCAATCTGATGGATTTGATTCAGGAAGGTAATATTGGATTAATGATGGCTTTGAAGAAATATGACCCAGATAAAGGCATTCGTTTCTCTTATTATGCTACTTTTTGGATTAAGGCTTATATTTTAAAATTCATTTTGGATAATTGGCGTCTGGTAAAAATAGGCACAACTCAAGCACAAAGAAAATTATTTTACAACCTTTATAAAGAAAAAGAGAAACTTGCTCAGTTGGGTTATGAGCCAATGCCACAACTGATTGCTCAAAGGTTACAAGTGCGAGAGAGCGATGTGATAGAAATGGAACAAAGAATGGGTAGTAGTGAAGTTTCTTTAGATGCACCACTAAGTGCTGATACTGATGATAGTCTTGTTGAGGTTATTCCTGCTCAATCAGAAACTCCAGAAGAATCTTGGGCTAATGCTGAGATAAAAGAGTTATTGAGAAAAAAAATAGATTCTATCAAAGAGAGTCTTTCACCAAAAGAAAGAGACATTTTAGAACTGCGTTTATTATCAGATAAACCACTTACCCTTAAAGAAATTGGTAAAAAACACGGTATTTCACGAGAGAGAATTAGGCAGATTGAAGCACGTCTGTTAAAGAAATTGCGTGAATATTTAAAAAAAGAATTTCCAGACTATAAAGAAGCCTTATCTGTTGAGTAG
- a CDS encoding tetratricopeptide repeat protein yields MKKWLWLYIILLLCTPLYAVEDHSLSYYYFIQAQQALHRGDLDKAISYYERSISFDPKATSVMLELVKAYLQKKDFEEAKKWLNKLLIEKPKNIKARFLLIWIYINEHHYQHAIEECKKILEISPSNKEAAFYLGNLYAQVKKYKEAINVFENLLKKEPKAYVYYHLGNLYFSLKDYKKAEQHLKKAIKLNPLLEDAFFILAKIKEKEKNFKKAEKIYKQMLEKNPHNWQTIFALAELYLKQKKVKKAEDLFSSFTRDNQDRFKVSLFWLKQKKYNQAIKILEFLMKVQPEVDEFKYHLAYAYENKGEIKKALKLLEKINFPSPVYADAVVFYAYILQKQKKIFEAARKLEEAIKFYPKKSTLYIALSELWESNEYYLRALKVLKEAVKLFPENASLHFRLGVLYDKLKQKKRCIAEMRYTIILNPSHAEALNYLGYTYAEMGENLDEAERLIKRALKIKPKDGYIIDSLGWVYYQKGDYKKALELLKKAYKFTPNDPIITEHLGDAYYKNGNYQKALKYYQQALRLKHPHIDNLIYKIERLKYMFKRRFLEN; encoded by the coding sequence ATGAAAAAATGGCTCTGGCTGTATATTATACTTTTATTATGTACTCCTTTATATGCAGTAGAAGACCATTCTCTTTCATATTATTATTTTATTCAAGCTCAACAAGCGCTTCATAGAGGGGATTTGGATAAAGCTATCTCTTATTATGAAAGGTCTATCTCCTTTGATCCCAAGGCAACAAGTGTTATGTTAGAGTTGGTAAAGGCATATTTACAGAAAAAAGATTTTGAGGAGGCTAAAAAATGGTTAAATAAACTTTTGATTGAAAAGCCAAAAAATATTAAAGCAAGGTTTTTGTTAATTTGGATTTATATTAATGAACATCATTATCAGCATGCTATAGAAGAATGTAAGAAAATTCTTGAAATTTCTCCTTCTAATAAAGAAGCAGCTTTTTATTTAGGTAATCTTTATGCTCAAGTCAAAAAATATAAAGAGGCAATAAATGTTTTTGAAAACTTGCTTAAAAAAGAGCCTAAAGCATATGTATATTATCATTTAGGTAATCTTTATTTTTCCTTAAAAGATTATAAAAAAGCAGAACAACATTTAAAAAAAGCAATTAAATTAAATCCATTATTAGAAGATGCCTTTTTTATTTTAGCTAAAATAAAGGAAAAAGAAAAAAATTTTAAAAAAGCAGAAAAAATTTATAAGCAGATGTTAGAAAAAAATCCTCATAATTGGCAAACTATTTTTGCTTTAGCTGAGCTTTATTTAAAACAAAAAAAGGTAAAAAAGGCTGAAGATTTGTTTTCTTCCTTTACAAGAGATAATCAAGATAGATTTAAAGTAAGTCTTTTTTGGCTAAAACAGAAAAAATATAATCAAGCTATAAAGATTCTTGAATTTTTAATGAAAGTTCAACCTGAAGTAGATGAATTTAAATATCATTTAGCCTATGCATATGAGAACAAGGGTGAGATAAAAAAGGCTTTAAAACTGTTAGAAAAAATCAATTTTCCTTCTCCGGTTTATGCAGATGCTGTAGTGTTTTATGCATATATTTTACAAAAACAAAAGAAAATATTTGAAGCAGCAAGAAAATTGGAAGAGGCTATTAAATTTTATCCTAAAAAATCTACCCTTTATATTGCTCTTTCAGAATTATGGGAGAGTAATGAGTACTATTTAAGAGCTTTGAAAGTGCTTAAAGAAGCAGTAAAACTTTTTCCAGAAAATGCATCACTCCATTTTAGATTAGGTGTTTTATATGACAAATTAAAACAAAAAAAACGATGCATCGCTGAAATGAGATATACTATTATTTTAAATCCTTCTCATGCTGAGGCTTTAAATTATTTAGGATATACTTATGCTGAGATGGGAGAAAATCTTGATGAAGCAGAACGATTAATAAAAAGGGCTTTAAAAATAAAACCAAAAGATGGTTATATTATTGATAGTTTAGGCTGGGTTTATTATCAAAAAGGTGATTATAAAAAGGCACTTGAGCTTTTAAAAAAAGCATATAAATTCACTCCAAATGATCCTATTATTACTGAGCATTTAGGTGATGCTTATTATAAAAACGGTAATTATCAAAAGGCATTAAAATATTATCAGCAGGCACTGAGGTTAAAGCATCCTCATATTGATAATCTTATTTATAAAATTGAAAGATTAAAATATATGTTTAAGAGAAGATTCCTTGAGAATTAG
- a CDS encoding DedA family protein codes for MAGQSNFLKKLYKWVIAWAQTPYANSALFGIAVAESSFFPIPPDPLLITMTVAQPKKGFFYALLCTIGSVLGGILGYIIGWQFMATIGQKIINFYGLTEKYIKVQTLYQTYDIWAISIAGFTPLPYKLFTISAGAFKINFLPFVITSFFARGARFFLVGGILYIYGKKIQIFIEHYFNWLATGFTIMLILGYICIKAFF; via the coding sequence ATGGCTGGTCAGAGTAATTTCTTAAAAAAACTTTACAAATGGGTAATTGCTTGGGCACAAACTCCTTATGCTAACAGTGCATTGTTTGGGATTGCAGTAGCTGAGTCTTCTTTTTTTCCTATCCCCCCTGATCCCTTACTTATTACTATGACAGTAGCACAACCAAAAAAAGGATTTTTCTATGCCCTCCTTTGCACAATTGGTTCAGTTTTAGGAGGCATTTTAGGTTATATTATTGGTTGGCAATTTATGGCTACCATCGGCCAAAAAATTATAAATTTTTATGGACTAACAGAAAAATATATAAAAGTACAAACTCTTTATCAAACTTATGATATTTGGGCTATTAGTATTGCTGGTTTTACTCCTTTACCTTATAAGCTTTTTACTATTTCTGCTGGTGCATTTAAAATTAATTTTTTGCCCTTTGTCATAACTTCCTTTTTTGCACGAGGAGCTAGATTTTTTTTAGTTGGAGGTATACTTTATATTTATGGTAAAAAAATACAAATATTTATTGAACATTATTTTAATTGGTTAGCAACAGGATTTACTATTATGCTCATTTTAGGATATATTTGTATTAAGGCATTTTTCTAA
- a CDS encoding protein-L-isoaspartate(D-aspartate) O-methyltransferase: protein MTEDIYAQTRERMVKEQIEARGIKDGRVLAAMRKIPRHLFVDEALWSQAYNDYPLPIGEGQTISQPYIVALMTEALELKGNEKVLEIGTGSGYQTAILAELAKNVFTIERVPSLLEKAKAVLDGLGYFNIAYKTGDGTLGWPEAAPFQAIIVTAAAPDIPPPFLEQLDVFGKLVIPIGDRAAQVLYKITKLADGSIIRENLGGCRFVPLVGVHGWSE, encoded by the coding sequence ATGACAGAAGATATTTACGCACAAACACGAGAACGTATGGTTAAAGAACAGATTGAAGCACGTGGCATAAAAGATGGACGAGTATTAGCAGCTATGCGCAAAATTCCTAGACATTTATTTGTAGATGAAGCCCTTTGGTCTCAGGCTTATAATGATTATCCCCTACCTATTGGAGAAGGACAAACAATTTCACAACCTTATATTGTTGCCCTTATGACAGAGGCTTTGGAGTTAAAAGGCAATGAAAAAGTTTTAGAAATTGGCACAGGTTCTGGTTATCAAACAGCTATTTTGGCTGAGCTTGCTAAAAATGTCTTTACTATTGAACGTGTACCATCTTTGTTAGAAAAAGCAAAAGCAGTTTTAGATGGATTAGGCTATTTTAATATTGCATATAAAACAGGTGATGGTACTTTAGGCTGGCCAGAGGCAGCACCGTTTCAAGCAATTATTGTCACAGCTGCTGCTCCAGACATTCCTCCTCCTTTTTTAGAACAACTTGATGTTTTTGGGAAATTGGTTATTCCCATCGGAGATCGAGCTGCTCAAGTACTTTATAAAATTACAAAACTAGCTGATGGAAGTATTATTAGAGAAAATTTAGGTGGATGTCGCTTTGTTCCTTTAGTAGGTGTCCATGGCTGGTCAGAGTAA
- the thyX gene encoding FAD-dependent thymidylate synthase, giving the protein MPETQLKVELLSMTPNALAVIYTACRQCYSREDASEIFKKAIKGIPPVDEQEAFVRKIVASGHESVIEHVSFTFAVSGISRALSHQLVRHRIASYSQQSQRYVKIEDFFYIVPPSIAKDHELKKIYENTMKNLQETYKIIVNKLEKMGIKGEKAHQDARFVLPNACETKIVITMNCRSLLNFFALRCCERAQWEIRNLANAMLNICKEKLPAVFAEAGAKCERLGYCPEGKFSCGKMPLKEKVLGKK; this is encoded by the coding sequence GTGCCAGAAACACAATTAAAAGTAGAACTTTTAAGCATGACTCCTAATGCTTTGGCTGTAATCTATACAGCTTGTCGGCAATGCTACAGTAGAGAAGATGCATCTGAAATTTTTAAAAAAGCTATTAAAGGAATCCCTCCTGTAGATGAACAAGAGGCATTTGTTCGAAAAATTGTTGCATCTGGTCATGAATCTGTTATAGAACATGTCTCTTTCACATTTGCTGTTTCTGGTATTTCGCGGGCATTAAGTCATCAATTGGTTAGACATCGTATTGCTTCTTATTCTCAACAAAGTCAACGATATGTAAAAATTGAAGATTTTTTTTATATTGTTCCGCCATCCATTGCTAAAGATCATGAATTAAAGAAAATTTATGAAAATACAATGAAAAATCTTCAAGAAACATATAAAATTATTGTAAATAAATTAGAAAAAATGGGTATTAAAGGCGAAAAGGCACATCAAGATGCCCGTTTTGTTTTACCCAATGCTTGTGAAACAAAGATAGTAATAACTATGAATTGCCGTAGTCTTCTTAATTTTTTTGCTTTACGTTGCTGTGAAAGGGCTCAATGGGAAATTAGAAATTTAGCAAATGCAATGTTAAATATTTGCAAAGAGAAATTGCCAGCTGTTTTTGCTGAAGCTGGAGCAAAATGTGAACGTTTGGGATATTGTCCAGAAGGAAAATTCAGTTGTGGAAAAATGCCTTTAAAAGAAAAAGTTTTAGGAAAAAAATGA
- a CDS encoding type 1 glutamine amidotransferase — protein sequence MTKRIAILVADIYQDLEVWYPLLRLKEIGIEVIVVGPEKGKIYKGKYGYPIKSEVNAKEVKTETLDGIIIPGGYAPDILRRYPEIVDLVKKMYQEGKVVAAICHGGWLLCSAKILNGKTVTGFFAIKDDLENAGAKFIDAEVVVDGNLITSRQPEDLPMFVLEIIRALKV from the coding sequence ATGACTAAAAGAATAGCTATCCTTGTAGCTGATATTTATCAAGATTTAGAAGTATGGTATCCACTTTTGCGATTAAAAGAAATAGGAATAGAAGTTATAGTTGTTGGGCCAGAAAAGGGAAAAATTTATAAAGGAAAATATGGCTATCCAATTAAAAGTGAAGTGAATGCAAAAGAAGTTAAAACTGAAACATTAGATGGAATTATTATTCCCGGTGGTTATGCACCAGATATTCTTAGGAGGTATCCTGAAATAGTAGATTTAGTTAAAAAAATGTATCAAGAAGGAAAAGTAGTGGCAGCCATTTGCCATGGAGGATGGCTACTGTGTTCGGCTAAAATTTTAAATGGAAAGACTGTTACAGGCTTTTTTGCTATCAAAGATGATTTAGAAAATGCTGGAGCTAAATTTATTGATGCAGAAGTGGTGGTAGATGGCAATTTAATCACCTCTAGGCAACCAGAAGATTTGCCTATGTTTGTCTTAGAAATCATCAGAGCTCTTAAGGTTTAA
- a CDS encoding PilZ domain-containing protein, producing MAIPEIERVIQPARHLDLVLAASEKEYQIEVRSTIIYEIFPENDSFIAAQTQPPILKSMIGETIEATFLWYPTPTSSPERYAFYTKILELLDYTLSPGHQTQALRLSYPKYFYKRNLRFFYRVTPVKEYPITLYIEKEVFPIIDISEGGICFSYPKKTYLEEFKVGDRFRLVLEFGNEEKKLKPLVEVVRKFEKKEFPKIAFMAVKFIGLNTSEREFLASVIKKIERILLRKRAGLG from the coding sequence ATGGCTATTCCTGAAATAGAACGTGTCATCCAACCAGCCAGACATTTAGATCTAGTTTTAGCAGCCTCAGAAAAGGAATATCAAATTGAAGTAAGAAGTACTATAATTTATGAAATATTTCCTGAGAATGATTCATTTATTGCAGCTCAAACACAACCTCCTATTTTAAAATCTATGATAGGAGAAACTATTGAAGCTACATTCCTTTGGTATCCCACCCCTACATCATCACCTGAAAGATATGCATTTTATACAAAGATTTTAGAATTATTAGACTATACACTCTCTCCTGGTCATCAAACACAGGCATTACGATTAAGTTATCCCAAGTATTTTTACAAACGCAATCTTAGATTTTTTTATCGAGTAACCCCTGTAAAAGAATATCCTATTACTCTTTACATAGAAAAAGAAGTATTTCCTATTATTGATATTTCTGAAGGAGGCATTTGTTTTTCTTATCCTAAAAAGACTTATCTTGAAGAATTTAAAGTGGGAGATCGTTTTCGACTTGTATTAGAGTTTGGCAATGAAGAGAAAAAATTAAAACCATTAGTAGAAGTAGTAAGAAAATTTGAAAAGAAAGAATTCCCTAAAATTGCGTTTATGGCTGTAAAATTTATAGGCTTAAATACTTCTGAGCGTGAATTTTTGGCATCTGTGATTAAAAAAATAGAACGTATTCTTTTGAGAAAAAGAGCTGGACTTGGATAA
- a CDS encoding CTP synthase, with protein MALKNLKTKFIFVTGGVLSSLGKGIASAAIGALMESRGLTVTFQKLDPYINVDPGTMNPFQHGEVYVTEDGVETDLDLGHYERFTSAVMSGKNNYTSGKIYYSVILKERRGEYLGGTVQVVPHITDEIKQAIMSVAGDAQIAIIEIGGTVGDIEGLPFLEAIRQFRLDVGKENAIYIHLTLVPYIKSSGELKTKPTQHSVKELRAIGIQPDILLCRTDRFLPPEIKKKISLFCNVDEDAVITAKDVDIIYEVPLVFHKEGLDNKIVELLNIWTREPKLDAWEELVEKIKNPKHEVTIGVVGKYATFKDSYKSLNEALMHGGIANESQVNLKFIEAEDIEAEGAEKWLKDVDGILVPGGFGKRGIEGKIMAIQYARERKIPFFGICLGMQLAVIEFARNVVGLKNADSTEFNPNTPYPVIYLMREWYDFRLGSIQRRDEHADKGGTMRLGAYPCHLKRDTFAYAAYQTEEIFERHRHRYEFNNEYREILTKKGMIFSGLSPDGELVEIIELKEHPWFVGCQFHPEFKSRPMSPHPLFKAFIQAALKYKNSK; from the coding sequence ATGGCTTTAAAAAATTTAAAAACAAAGTTTATTTTTGTCACAGGTGGTGTTCTTTCTTCTCTAGGTAAAGGTATTGCCTCAGCAGCCATTGGTGCTTTAATGGAATCAAGAGGTCTTACTGTTACTTTTCAAAAGCTTGATCCATATATTAATGTTGACCCTGGCACTATGAATCCGTTTCAACATGGGGAAGTCTATGTTACTGAAGATGGAGTAGAAACAGATTTAGACTTAGGTCATTATGAACGATTTACCTCAGCTGTTATGAGTGGAAAAAATAATTATACATCTGGCAAGATTTATTATTCTGTTATCCTTAAGGAAAGACGTGGAGAATATTTAGGAGGAACAGTACAAGTAGTACCACATATTACTGATGAAATTAAACAGGCAATTATGAGTGTTGCTGGAGATGCCCAAATTGCCATTATTGAGATTGGTGGAACAGTAGGAGATATTGAAGGGTTACCTTTTTTGGAAGCCATTCGTCAGTTTCGATTAGATGTAGGAAAAGAAAATGCCATTTATATACATTTAACACTTGTTCCGTATATAAAAAGTTCTGGCGAATTGAAAACAAAACCCACTCAGCATAGTGTAAAAGAATTAAGGGCTATTGGTATCCAGCCAGATATTCTTTTATGTCGTACAGATAGATTTTTGCCTCCAGAAATAAAAAAGAAAATCTCTCTTTTTTGTAATGTAGATGAAGATGCAGTTATTACAGCCAAAGATGTAGATATTATTTATGAAGTGCCTCTAGTATTTCATAAAGAAGGGCTAGATAACAAAATTGTAGAATTATTAAATATTTGGACACGTGAACCAAAATTAGATGCCTGGGAAGAATTAGTGGAAAAGATTAAAAATCCTAAACATGAAGTTACCATTGGAGTGGTAGGAAAATATGCTACTTTCAAAGATTCTTACAAAAGTTTAAATGAAGCCCTTATGCATGGGGGAATAGCTAATGAAAGTCAAGTAAATTTAAAATTTATTGAAGCAGAAGATATTGAGGCAGAAGGGGCAGAAAAGTGGCTTAAGGATGTAGATGGTATTCTTGTGCCTGGTGGTTTTGGCAAAAGAGGAATAGAAGGAAAGATTATGGCTATACAATATGCTAGAGAAAGAAAAATCCCATTTTTTGGAATCTGTTTGGGTATGCAGCTTGCTGTAATAGAATTTGCTAGAAATGTAGTTGGATTAAAAAATGCAGATAGCACTGAATTCAATCCTAATACACCCTATCCTGTAATTTATCTTATGCGAGAATGGTATGATTTTCGTCTAGGTAGTATTCAAAGAAGAGATGAACATGCTGATAAAGGTGGCACTATGCGTTTAGGTGCCTATCCCTGCCATTTAAAAAGGGATACTTTTGCTTATGCTGCTTACCAAACAGAAGAAATCTTTGAACGACATAGACACCGCTATGAATTTAATAATGAATACCGAGAGATTTTAACAAAAAAGGGAATGATTTTTAGTGGACTTTCTCCTGATGGAGAATTGGTAGAAATTATAGAATTAAAAGAGCATCCTTGGTTTGTTGGTTGCCAATTTCATCCTGAATTTAAATCAAGACCAATGTCTCCCCACCCTCTATTTAAAGCCTTCATTCAGGCTGCCTTAAAGTATAAGAATAGTAAGTAG